A stretch of the Rosa rugosa chromosome 5, drRosRugo1.1, whole genome shotgun sequence genome encodes the following:
- the LOC133713098 gene encoding glutathione S-transferase U10-like — protein MAHERNDHQVVIYGSWISSFTARVKIALKLKGIDYEYVEEDITNKSQMMLNYNPIHKKVPILVHQGRPIVESQVILEYIDENWSHAPKLLPEDPYEKAKIRFWAKFFDEKIIPVIQAILRSKSGEERENLIQELSEVIQVFEEGMKRDYGEKPPLFNGDSLGFIGIVVSAYVCSYKPIHEAFATILLAEKNPAFFSWVNELLEHPLIKETQPPHDRLIARFQPLQT, from the exons ATGGCTCATGAGCGAAATGATCATCAGGTTGTAATCTACGGATCATGGATTAGTTCATTTACTGCTAGGGTGAAGATAGCCCTAAAACTTAAGGGCATAGATTACGAgtatgtggaggaagatatcaCAAACAAGAGTCAGATGATGCTGAACTACAATCCCATCCATAAGAAGGTACCTATTCTTGTTCATCAAGGCAGGCCGATCGTTGAGTCACAAGTCATCCTCGAATATATCGATGAGAATTGGAGCCATGCCCCCAAACTGTTGCCCGAGGATCCTTATGAAAAAGCCAAAATCCGCTTCTGGGCTAAATTCTTTGATGAGAAG ATAATACCGGTAATACAGGCGATTTTGAGGTCCAAAtcaggggaagagagagagaatctgatTCAAGAGTTGAGCGAAGTGATTCAGGTTTTTGAAGAAGGGATGAAGAGAGATTATGGAGAGAAACCACCCTTGTTCAATGGAGATTCGTTGGGGTTTATCGGCATCGTGGTCAGCGCATATGTGTGCAGCTACAAGCCAATTCATGAGGCTTTTGCTACGATTCTTTTAGCCGAAAAGAACCCTGCATTTTTCTCATGGGTGAATGAGCTCCTAGAGCATCCTCTTATAAAGGAGACGCAGCCACCTCATGACAGACTGATAGCTAGGTTCCAGCCTCTTCAAACTTGA
- the LOC133709637 gene encoding large ribosomal subunit protein eL34z — MVQRLVYRSRHSYATKSNQHRIVKTPGGKLVYQTTKKRASGPKCPVTGKRIQGIPHLRPAEYKRSRLSRNRRTVNRAYGGVLSGAAVKERIIRAFLVEEQKIVKKVLKIQKAKEKLSAKH; from the exons ATGGTTCAGCGTCTCGTGTATCGCTCGCGTCACAGCTACGCCACCAAGTCCAACCAGCACAGGATCGTCAAAACCCCTG GAGGGAAGCTAGTGTACCAGACCACTAAGAAGAGGGCAAGCGGACCCAAGTGTCCTGTTACTGGCAAGAGGATTCAAGGG ATCCCTCATTTGAGGCCTGCTGAATACAAGAGGTCTAGACTGTCTAGGAATCGGAGGACTGTCAACCGTGCTTATGGAGGAGTATTGTCTGGAGCTGCCGTCAAGGAGAG GATTATCCGCGCCTTTTTGGTCGAAGAACAAAAGATTGTGAAAAAGGTGTTGAAGATTCAGAAGGCTAAGGAAAAGCTATCTGCCAAGCACTGA
- the LOC133709775 gene encoding uncharacterized protein LOC133709775: protein MMVITKFMVLQTQFDFTSKRVSSGNMLGVLGSIWVFVCNYLFFVSGLISGYILIRFQADDLRNHNPVVCLERDHQFDANRDEKEEVSLDSPIIRTNDDQNRAETEDSDQNRTEREDSGQNRAETKNSDQNRAETEGSDQNRVETEDFDQNRAETDNSDQNRAETENSDQNRAETQNSGFVETVSAVTTDLYEYTSNRVINGYMEEPKATSFIVQEFYVDWGSSKFSDYQIPIKAAEDDDADQEKVVDSIESVEALENGEHKKPVTDQNPLEEFSTGKVLDAEIELCEVEEDNFSVVSDSKQDPVSSRKDHDVGSLNYEFLIYRNVVQFDEGLDPQSSGFQYDEEDHRVHFGMEDDQLLDVSIPDGKSVVFSDQLDGSESPDDEYIELLEPQLRSYSQRLDQVVERGEDEEELVQVETEATSPLVQSAQEEIGLHPKKFGFYSDDENELESPDEHDDLIEQIKREIKNVRTGGLPTISEEDHSESTRMVENLKLKPLKIDEKLEYKDRIAEIQKVYKSYAEKMRKLDILNNQTMHAIGFLQLKDQSKPISLEKSSINPIMKSLLSQNLLRCKAQRRPTVDPMPKFEGDLHKDLELVYVGQVCLSWEILHWQHRKAQELQQYDHHHYHVVATEFQLFQVLLQRFIEDDPFQGPRVRHYVRNRCVLRSLLQVPAIRDDCWKDKKHDMGGEEDLIILSEMLVKIIEETMQIFWKFLRKDERNAVLKSLQESQVEHKDLELLVDIQRDLQKKEKKLKDIQRSGNCVVKKFQKQHQDQDRLEHSLFVAQVELRLVSRVLNMSKLTSDQLVWCHEKLDNINFVHRKVLMEPSFLLFPC from the exons ATGATGGTTATTACGAAATTCATGGTGCTGCAAACCCAGTTTGATTTTACTAGCAAACGTGTGTCAAGCGGAAACATGCTTGGAGTCCTCGGTTCCATTTGGGTTTTTGTCTGCAACTACTTGTTCTTTGTGTCTGGACTCATTAGTGGATACATACTTATCAG ATTTCAGGCAGATGATCTCAGAAATCATAACCCTGTTGTTTGTTTGGAGcgtgatcatcaatttgatgcAAATAGAGACGAAAAAGAAGAGGTGTCTTTGGATTCTCCTATTATAAGAACAAATGATGATCAAAACAGAGCAGAAACAGAGGATTCCGATCAAAACAGAACAGAAAGAGAGGATTCCGGTCAAAACAGAGCAGAAACGAAGAATTCCGATCAAAACAGAGCAGAAACAGAGGGTTCCGATCAAAACAGAGTAGAAACAGAGGATTTCGATCAAAACAGAGCAGAAACGGATAATTCAGATCAAAACAGAGCAGAAACGGAGAATTCCGATCAAAACAGAGCAGAAACACAGAATTCCGGTTTTGTGGAGACCGTCTCTGCAGTAACCACGGATTTGTATGAGTATACTTCTAATAGAGTTATCAATGGCTATATGGAAGAACCAAAAGCCACGAGCTTTATTGTCCAAGAATTCTATGTTGATTGGGGCAGTTCTAAATTCTCTGATTATCAAATTCCTATTAAAGCAGCAGAGGATGATGATGCTGATCAGGAAAAAGTAGTGGATTCTATTGAAAGCGTTGAGGCCCTAGAGAATGGAGAGCACAAGAAACCAGTCACTGATCAAAACCCTCTTGAGGAATTCAGTACTGGGAAGGTTTTAGATGctgaaattgagctttgtgaGGTTGAAGAAGACAATTTCTCTGTAGTTTCTGATTCGAAACAAGACCCAGTTAGCTCAAGAAAAGATCATGATGTGGGTTCACTTAACTACGAGTTTTTGATATACAGAAATGTGGTTCAGTTTGATGAGGGACTTGACCCTCAAAGCTCTGGATTCCAGTATGATGAGGAAGATCATAGAGTCCACTTTGGTATGGAAGATGATCAATTGCTTGATGTAAGTATCCCAGATGGAAAATCAGTTGTCTTTTCCGATCAACTCGATGGTTCTGAATCTCCTGATGATGAATACATTGAATTGTTAGAGCCCCAATTGAGAAGTTATAGTCAACGACTTGATCAAGTTGTGGAGAGAggtgaagatgaagaggaactAGTCCAAGTTGAGACAGAAGCCACGAGTCCACTAGTACAATCTGCACAAGAAGAAATAGGATTGCACCCTAAAAAGTTTGGATTCTATTCGGATGATGAAAACGAATTGGAGTCTCCTGACGAGCATGATGATCTAATTGAACAGATTAAAAGGGAAATTAAGAATGTGAGAACCGGAGGGCTTCCCACTATTTCAGAAGAAGATCATTCGGAGTCTACAAGAATGGTGGAGAATCTAAAGCTtaagccactgaagattgatGAAAAGCTCGAATACAAAGATCGAATCGCAGAGATTCAGAAGGTGTACAAAAGCTACGCAGAGAAAATGCGAAAGCTGGACATCTTGAACAACCAGACCATGCATGCAATTG GTTTTCTACAGCTGAAAGACCAAAGTAAGCCAATTTCATTGGAAAAGTCTTCCATTAATCCAATTATGAAGTCTCTTCTTTCGCAGAACCTGTTGAGGTGTAAAGCACAAAGACGACCGACAGTTGACCCTATGCCGAAATTTGAGGGAGACTTGCACAAGGACTTGGAATTGGTGTATGTTGGACAGGTTTGCCTCTCTTGGGAAATTCTTCACTGGCAGCACAGAAAAGCCCAAGAGTTGCAGCAATATGATCATCATCACTATCATGTTGTTGCCACTgagtttcaactgtttcaagtGCTCCTGCAAAGATTCATAGAAGACGATCCATTTCAAGGCCCTCGAGTCCGGCACTATGTCCGGAACCGATGTGTCCTTCGTAGTCTTCTTCAAGTTCCAGCCATCAGAG ATGATTGCTGGAAGGATAAGAAGCATGACATGGGAGGGGAGGAGGATTTGATAATCTTAAGTGAGATGCTGGTGAAAATCATTGAAGAAACGATGCAGATATTTTGGAAATTTCTTCGCAAGGATGAGAGAAATGCGGTCCTAAAGAGCCTTCAAGAAAGTCAGGTTGAGCATAAGGATTTGGAGCTTCTTGTAGATATCCAGAGAGATCTTCAAAAG AAGGAGAAAAAGCTCAAAGACATACAGAGAAGTGGAAATTGTGTAGTGAAGAAGTTCCAAAAGCAGCATCAAGATCAAGACAGACTCGAGCATAGTTTGTTTGTCGCTCAAGTTGAACTGAGGTTGGTTTCAAGAGTGCTCAACATGTCAAAACTAACATCAGATCAGTTAGTTTGGTGTCATGAAAAGCTAGACAACATCAATTTTGTTCACAGAAAGGTTCTTATGGAGCCttcgtttcttctttttccatgTTAA
- the LOC133710105 gene encoding zinc-finger homeodomain protein 11-like: MTKTKRSPFFVENFELNKTLIFDSRFPTQFMDFKPISTTATATATINTPDTDTELIPTSDPKSGAFRSLSFNNGPLKPHHPLPPPPHTAVVYRECLKNHAASLGGHALDGCGEFFPSPISNPADPTSLKCAACGCHRNFHRRDAPDERRAFTPPKALLVSPTPHHRLLPPPPAQHSSSPSPSRSTSPGPSTTLSPHSPPPVSHVPPSFFGTPSQMLLALSSAAFTAPPPSDEKVRNPTAGKTGRKRSRTKFSQEQKDKMFCFADKLGWKLQRSEEKFVEDFCDEIGIGRNVFKVWMHNNKHHMMKKQRLLSSAGLINDGDDGGDAGGGASFDSTAEENNNNNNVNVIIDSHNESSRDHHHHQRFYLSNNGSSSSS; this comes from the coding sequence ATGACCAAGACAAAAAGGTCCCCATTCTTTGTAGAGAACTTTGAGCTTAACAAAACCCTAATATTTGATTCCCGATTCCCAACCCAATTCATGGACTTTAAGCCCATTTCtaccaccgccaccgccaccgccaccatcaaTACTCCAGATACAGACACTGAGCTCATCCCCACATCAGACCCCAAATCTGGCGCCTTTAGGTCCTTATCCTTCAACAACGGCCCACTCAAGCCCCACCACCCACTTCCTCCGCCGCCTCATACGGCGGTTGTGTACCGAGAATGTTTGAAGAACCACGCGGCCAGCCTCGGCGGCCACGCCCTCGACGGCTGCGGTGAGTTTTTCCCCAGCCCCATTTCCAACCCCGCCGACCCCACCTCGCTAAAATGCGCCGCCTGCGGCTGCCACCGCAACTTCCACCGCCGCGACGCGCCTGACGAACGACGCGCGTTCACTCCTCCAAAGGCCCTTCTCGTCAGCCCTACTCCTCACCACCGCCTTCTTCCTCCGCCGCCAGCTCAGCACAGCTCAAGCCCGAGCCCAAGCCGGAGCACGAGCCCGGGCCCAAGCACCACGTTGAGCCCGCACTCTCCGCCGCCGGTCTCGCACGTGCCGCCCTCCTTCTTCGGCACACCCTCCCAGATGCTCCTCGCCCTCAGCTCCGCCGCGTTTACCGCGCCACCACCGTCGGATGAGAAGGTCCGGAATCCGACGGCTGGGAAGACGGGGAGGAAGAGATCGAGGACCAAGTTCAGCCAGGAGCAGAAGGACAAGATGTTCTGTTTTGCTGACAAACTAGGCTGGAAACTGCAGAGGAGCGAAGAGAAGTTCGTCGAGGATTTCTGCGACGAGATTGGGATTGGTCGGAACGTTTTTAAGGTTTGGATGCATAACAACAAGCACCACATGATGAAGAAGCAGAGGTTGTTGTCGTCGGCCGGGTTGATCAATGACGGTGACGACGGCGGTGATGCCGGCGGAGGAGCTAGCTTTGATTCCACTGCTGAggagaacaacaacaacaacaatgtgAATGTCATTATCGACTCCCACAATGAAAGTAGCAGAgatcatcaccaccaccaaagGTTTTATCTTTCCAACAATGGGTCCTCTTCTTCGTCTTGA